Proteins from a single region of Antechinus flavipes isolate AdamAnt ecotype Samford, QLD, Australia chromosome 2, AdamAnt_v2, whole genome shotgun sequence:
- the LOC127550170 gene encoding biogenesis of lysosome-related organelles complex 1 subunit 2-like: MFSKISMYLTSNLTTMREEYKFLEKMNKLNILKYLEMKDISVSLNRNLKNQKQKYAAFQPYLDQITLIKNQVAVLEQAAYKLDASEKKLEAKYKKLKR; the protein is encoded by the coding sequence ATGTTCTCCAAGATTTCCATGTATCTGACCAGCAATCTGACAACCATGAGGGAAGAATATAAGTTtctggaaaaaatgaacaaactgaaCATTTTGAAATATCTAGAAATGAAAGATATTTCAGTAAGCTTAAATAGAAACCTAAAGAACCAAAAGCAGAAATATGCAGCATTTCAGCCTTATCTGGATCAGATCACTTTAATTAAAAACCAAGTAGCAGTTCTTGAGCAAGCAGCCTATAAACTGGATGCATCTGAAAAGAAACTAGAAGCAAAGTacaagaagttaaagaggtaa